The following are encoded in a window of Pseudomonas graminis genomic DNA:
- a CDS encoding J domain-containing protein produces MNPWTLLGLNDDADERTVKRQYAKLLKVTRPDEDPEAFQRLREAYERALDWSRNRADEDDEFDSPAVTIGQASALSVETVTSAHTTADLVQPAPDAEAMARQAARVLVEETTAENLPRQHQRAVEQGRDLPFQQRLLDRCLEANSSNGDLLEAAINQLQWLTPWQSLRISADREIQLTQRLLDSEGARLERALAEGKERQFLAALQALAQQPWLASLERRDQLQRWVMFFLHNHKGWTAALFDRVCELFGWDDRKGVFPEPEFIWRNLIERCEKYAYIEHWQRLLAGGKTDSVEEKAARLVLQPGRKVDRLRLARFCSADVWIACERLCSTINNRYPEMLDVFPEADLQSWRTLRVEPMNPAVWTWIGWVLFTALFMIPNEMMKGTLDGVKAAVMLLMYPFFMTGLCRIAMRVWRPVCLAIEDADEWLSDLLLPEWLHWPASQALVVRHGVPLVLIGVILSSQGPAAVLCYALLMLAWIFLSPYRHPQIYAPIREAVRTFLHVNARKIFLSIIVIAASAIYFSLYPLAPKPVPTSSSGQVAKALPGQLDCSSEQAMDLMDKDCRNAVLPERCANYSREQKISQCWRLRTRLQRELDSQASPGH; encoded by the coding sequence ATGAACCCTTGGACTTTGCTGGGCCTGAACGACGATGCCGATGAGCGGACCGTCAAACGTCAATACGCAAAACTGTTGAAAGTCACACGACCGGACGAGGATCCAGAGGCGTTTCAGCGCCTGCGGGAAGCCTACGAGCGAGCGCTCGATTGGTCACGAAATCGTGCCGACGAAGACGATGAGTTCGACTCGCCTGCGGTGACCATCGGCCAGGCATCGGCGCTCTCGGTCGAGACCGTAACGTCAGCGCACACTACGGCCGATCTGGTTCAGCCGGCACCGGATGCCGAAGCCATGGCGCGGCAGGCTGCACGCGTGCTGGTGGAAGAGACCACCGCAGAAAATCTGCCGCGCCAGCATCAGCGCGCGGTGGAACAAGGCCGCGATTTGCCCTTCCAACAACGCTTGCTTGATCGGTGTCTGGAAGCAAATTCGTCTAACGGCGATTTGCTTGAAGCCGCTATCAACCAGCTGCAATGGCTGACGCCGTGGCAGTCGTTACGCATCAGCGCAGACCGGGAAATCCAGCTGACCCAGCGGCTGCTCGACAGCGAAGGCGCGCGGCTCGAACGCGCGCTGGCCGAAGGCAAAGAGCGCCAGTTTCTTGCGGCGTTGCAGGCGCTGGCTCAGCAACCGTGGCTGGCCTCGCTGGAACGCCGCGATCAGCTGCAGCGCTGGGTCATGTTCTTTCTGCACAATCACAAAGGGTGGACGGCTGCGCTGTTCGACAGGGTCTGCGAGCTTTTTGGTTGGGACGACCGCAAGGGCGTGTTTCCCGAGCCGGAGTTTATCTGGCGGAATTTGATCGAACGATGCGAGAAGTACGCCTACATCGAACACTGGCAGCGCCTGCTGGCGGGCGGCAAGACTGACAGCGTCGAAGAGAAGGCAGCGCGGCTGGTGCTCCAGCCGGGGCGCAAGGTTGATCGGCTGCGACTGGCGAGATTCTGCAGCGCGGACGTGTGGATTGCCTGCGAGCGCCTGTGCTCGACGATCAACAATCGCTATCCGGAAATGCTCGACGTCTTCCCCGAGGCGGATCTGCAGAGCTGGCGAACCTTGCGGGTTGAGCCGATGAACCCGGCTGTCTGGACATGGATTGGCTGGGTACTGTTCACAGCTCTTTTCATGATCCCGAACGAGATGATGAAAGGCACTCTTGATGGCGTGAAAGCGGCGGTGATGCTGCTGATGTATCCGTTTTTCATGACCGGCCTGTGCCGGATTGCCATGCGGGTCTGGCGCCCGGTGTGCCTGGCCATCGAAGACGCTGATGAATGGCTCAGCGACCTGCTGCTTCCGGAATGGCTGCATTGGCCGGCATCGCAGGCACTGGTCGTTCGGCACGGCGTGCCGCTGGTGCTGATCGGGGTGATCCTTTCGTCCCAAGGGCCTGCCGCGGTGCTGTGCTACGCGCTGCTGATGCTGGCCTGGATCTTTCTGTCGCCCTATCGCCACCCGCAGATTTACGCCCCTATTCGCGAAGCGGTGAGGACATTCCTGCATGTAAACGCGCGCAAAATATTCCTGTCGATCATCGTCATCGCGGCCTCTGCGATCTATTTCAGTCTCTACCCGCTGGCACCGAAGCCGGTGCCGACCTCCAGCTCCGGACAAGTTGCGAAAGCGCTGCCCGGCCAGCTTGATTGCAGCAGCGAGCAGGCAATGGATTTGATGGACAA